A region of candidate division WOR-3 bacterium DNA encodes the following proteins:
- a CDS encoding TIGR00282 family metallophosphoesterase, with translation MIVKHILFLGDICSESGRNAVKKHLRAVKESEEIDFAIGNAENVAGGYGITPNLAQELLDAGLDCITLGDHFLDRKDIVQYLDSEPRILRPANFPTGVPGIGARVLENANIKIGIIALLGRIFLRPINCPFETALACAEKLRKETPIVIVDFHAEATAEKQALAWLLDGKVSAVVGTHTHVQTADERILPLGTAYITDVGMCGAMDSILGMRIESAIKRMVYSIPLRLEPAKDNVHLNGVIISVDAETGKALTIKRLDKKIEAPNP, from the coding sequence ATGATAGTAAAGCACATTCTCTTTTTGGGTGACATCTGCTCAGAGAGTGGCAGAAACGCCGTAAAAAAGCACTTACGAGCAGTTAAAGAATCAGAAGAAATTGATTTTGCCATTGGTAATGCGGAAAATGTTGCAGGTGGTTATGGCATTACTCCTAATTTAGCCCAAGAACTCTTGGATGCCGGTTTAGATTGTATAACTTTAGGCGACCATTTTCTTGACCGTAAAGATATTGTCCAATATTTAGATAGCGAGCCGAGAATTTTACGACCAGCCAATTTTCCTACGGGTGTGCCCGGAATCGGTGCTCGGGTTTTAGAAAATGCGAATATTAAAATCGGTATCATTGCACTTTTAGGACGAATTTTCTTAAGACCAATTAACTGTCCATTTGAGACCGCTCTTGCTTGTGCTGAAAAATTACGCAAAGAAACACCCATTGTAATTGTTGATTTTCATGCTGAAGCCACTGCAGAAAAACAAGCCCTGGCATGGCTTTTAGATGGTAAAGTTTCGGCTGTAGTCGGCACGCATACGCATGTGCAAACTGCAGACGAACGCATTTTGCCTTTAGGCACAGCATATATTACTGATGTCGGAATGTGCGGAGCAATGGATTCAATTTTAGGTATGCGCATTGAATCTGCCATAAAACGAATGGTCTATTCCATTCCTTTGCGTTTAGAACCAGCCAAAGATAATGTTCATCTCAATGGTGTTATTATTAGTGTTGATGCTGAAACCGGTAAAGCCTTAACAATTAAAAGATTGGATAAAAAGATTGAAGCA